The Streptomyces sp. HSG2 genome has a segment encoding these proteins:
- a CDS encoding polyprenol monophosphomannose synthase, producing the protein MNDGDGERERPDHGRRFGPLGTVLVIIPTYDEADNIAAVVRRVREAVPDAHVLVADDNSPDGTGAIADDLAAADGRVHVLHRQGKEGLGAAYLAGFRWGLERDYGVLVEMDADGSHQPEELPRLLTALKGADLVLGSRWVPGGRVVNWPRSREAISRGGSLYSRLALDLPLRDVTGGYRAFRRETLDGLGLGDVASQGYCFQVDLARRAVKAGYHVVEVPITFVEREFGDSKMSRDILVEALWRVTAWGAGEWFGKVRDRDRSGRETSGGENAVERRAPSPYRSGRP; encoded by the coding sequence GTGAACGACGGTGACGGGGAGCGCGAGAGGCCGGACCACGGGAGAAGGTTCGGACCGCTCGGCACGGTTCTGGTGATCATCCCGACGTACGACGAGGCGGACAACATCGCGGCCGTGGTGAGGCGGGTACGCGAGGCCGTTCCCGACGCGCACGTGCTCGTGGCCGACGACAACAGCCCCGACGGTACGGGCGCGATCGCCGACGATCTCGCCGCCGCCGACGGCCGGGTCCACGTGCTGCACCGCCAGGGCAAGGAAGGGCTCGGCGCCGCCTACCTCGCCGGCTTCCGATGGGGGCTGGAGCGCGACTACGGCGTCCTGGTCGAGATGGACGCCGACGGTTCGCACCAGCCGGAGGAACTCCCCCGGCTGCTCACCGCGCTGAAGGGCGCTGACCTGGTCCTCGGTTCGCGCTGGGTGCCCGGGGGGCGGGTGGTGAACTGGCCCCGTTCCCGCGAGGCCATCTCCCGGGGAGGAAGCCTCTACTCCAGGCTGGCACTGGACCTGCCGCTGCGGGACGTCACCGGTGGCTACCGCGCCTTCCGACGGGAGACCCTCGACGGCCTGGGGCTGGGCGATGTCGCCTCCCAGGGCTACTGCTTCCAGGTCGACCTGGCCCGCCGGGCGGTCAAGGCCGGCTACCACGTCGTCGAGGTGCCTATCACCTTCGTCGAGCGGGAGTTCGGGGATTCCAAGATGAGTCGGGACATCCTGGTGGAGGCACTCTGGCGGGTGACCGCCTGGGGGGCGGGGGAGTGGTTCGGCAAGGTGCGCGACCGTGATCGCTCCGGGCGGGAGACGTCCGGGGGAGAGAACGCCGTCGAGCGTCGCGCGCCGTCGCCGTACCGTTCCGGCCGGCCCTGA
- the fxsA gene encoding FxsA family membrane protein, with the protein MTTGTRPLGNSAARPRRSRLRALLPLTVAAWLVVEIWLLTVIASASSGWVVLLILLAGLFLGSVVVKRAGRRAFRALSESLRKRESGQELPGRAESEGNGLTVLGGLLLIMPGVLSDGLGLLLLVPPVQRWVVRLARRAVERGLSRARPGTLGDAVRQARMHRPDGKVVPGEVVRDPGPDHAPDDGRPPLAR; encoded by the coding sequence ATGACGACAGGCACCCGGCCCCTCGGGAACTCGGCCGCCCGACCTCGGCGCTCCCGGTTGCGTGCGCTGCTCCCCCTGACGGTGGCCGCGTGGCTGGTGGTGGAGATCTGGCTGCTGACGGTGATCGCGTCCGCGAGCAGCGGGTGGGTCGTGCTGCTGATCCTTCTGGCGGGTCTCTTCCTCGGTTCGGTGGTCGTGAAGCGTGCGGGGCGCCGCGCCTTCCGCGCGCTGTCGGAGAGCCTGCGCAAGCGTGAGTCCGGCCAGGAGCTCCCGGGGCGAGCGGAGAGCGAGGGCAACGGACTGACCGTGCTCGGCGGTCTCTTGTTGATCATGCCGGGGGTGTTGTCGGACGGCCTTGGCCTGCTGCTCCTGGTGCCGCCCGTCCAGCGGTGGGTGGTCCGTCTCGCCCGGCGCGCGGTGGAGCGGGGGCTGAGCCGGGCCCGGCCCGGCACGCTGGGGGACGCCGTGCGGCAGGCGCGGATGCACCGGCCCGACGGCAAGGTCGTCCCGGGAGAGGTCGTCCGGGATCCCGGACCGGACCACGCCCCGGACGACGGGCGCCCGCCGCTCGCACGCTGA
- a CDS encoding RNA polymerase-binding protein RbpA: MSERALRGTRLVVTSYETDRGIDLAPRQAVEYACEKGHRFEMPFSVEAEIPPEWECKVCGAQALLVDGDGPEEKKGKPARTHWDMLMERRTREELEEVLEERLAVLRSGAMNIAVHPRDSRKSA, from the coding sequence ATGAGTGAGCGAGCTCTTCGCGGCACGCGCCTCGTGGTGACCAGCTACGAGACGGACCGCGGCATCGACTTGGCCCCGCGCCAGGCCGTGGAGTACGCATGCGAGAAGGGGCACCGGTTCGAGATGCCCTTCTCGGTCGAGGCGGAGATCCCGCCGGAGTGGGAGTGCAAGGTCTGCGGTGCGCAGGCACTCCTCGTGGACGGCGACGGTCCGGAGGAGAAGAAGGGCAAGCCCGCTCGCACGCACTGGGACATGCTCATGGAGCGACGCACGCGCGAGGAGCTCGAAGAGGTCCTGGAAGAGCGGCTGGCCGTGCTGCGCTCGGGAGCGATGAACATCGCGGTACACCCGAGGGACAGCCGCAAGTCCGCCTAG